A window from Luteibacter flocculans encodes these proteins:
- a CDS encoding RHS repeat domain-containing protein — protein MITFNHIQSKARGRMRALSYVAMLSFGAWQSETANATSTLPSTGSRVTLPQPNMQKCDDPTDPNCGTNTNPHAPTISWTSVVPANGYVLPTDTLTFGATAADRDTYVASIDFFIDDKNRVTFTGSSFQTTVSGLSPGAHTAVAVARDSQGRTGTTDHVPFTVRTSVIAGNIDGVSSDGIISGWACSTYLPQSIPVDLYLGGPYGTGTGIGRFTANVASEPAVAAACNVSGGSYRFSIPLTSAQRVQFGGKTIYLHGISPVGAANSLLGNSGNFVVPAAVRNAQVVSQTVASTMQAGASQTVNVQMRNTGDYTWSAGTGFKLGSVGENNVWGIGRVALPSDVAPGQTASFTFNITAPSTPGAYTFQWQMLQEGVVWFGGATSAVSVSAIGGAISANPGTCSITTGNTSCSSAITWSSNSASSQVWGSNLDGSGAAVVASGQSGSQTLGGITTAGRRFTLKSGSFTLGSVDAHAIPGPEVATIASIDYDELGRVIARHDASGQVKVSYQYDAEGHLTSTTDALNHVQSLTYDALGRVASSTDADNKTTSYTYDAADRIVLVVDPRSNVTTYDYDGFGQLWRQVSPDSGTTTFAYDANGLQQSMTRASGVQTVYGYDGLNRLVSMTSGGLVQQATYDSCTNGAGRLCSVADATGTTSYSYTPEGAIAGRGFSIGGTGYGLGYAYDGMGRLSAVVYPDGAQLNYAYAYGQVSGATLTANGVTSSIATALTYRGGDGSFAGWTSSNGLSNTLSYDGDGRLTAINVPGVQSLAFGYDGADRMTRITNGIDATLTQNFQYDSPSRLTSVTSAADNESFQYDANGNRTSQSINGLTSAQGIASTSNRLLSTGTQALGYDANGNLTTVDGVAQYHYDAFNRMDAAAGASYYVNPEGQRLRKATNLGTTFFAPDRGGPLLAEYADGGWVDYLWVNGRLIGRRAGGQIYAIHADQTGRPESATNASRSVVWSANNFAFDRQVVTEGFKLNLGFPGQYFDDETRTWNNGFRDYRADLGRYMESDPIGLMGGLNTYAYVGSAPLNLVDPLGLRSLTDCENRILAPYFPGKDLSKIDVEEGIPWLARQFGAGNADAWTYKNTIYTAPGVDAPDTAGGISLIGHEIVHSTQYDQYGAIGLARRYNSAYKSNIKAGMSEYDAYRNNPFEVAGFDMGARVLHDLKENGGNPCECSK, from the coding sequence ATGATCACGTTCAATCACATCCAATCGAAAGCCCGCGGTCGGATGCGCGCGCTCTCATATGTTGCGATGCTTTCGTTCGGCGCCTGGCAATCCGAAACGGCGAATGCAACGTCAACGCTGCCGTCAACCGGTTCGCGCGTTACGCTGCCGCAGCCGAACATGCAAAAGTGTGACGATCCGACCGATCCGAATTGCGGGACCAATACCAACCCGCACGCACCAACCATCAGCTGGACGTCGGTTGTGCCGGCCAACGGTTACGTGTTGCCCACCGACACTCTGACGTTTGGGGCAACTGCCGCCGACAGAGACACCTATGTTGCCAGCATCGATTTCTTCATCGATGACAAGAACAGGGTGACCTTCACGGGCTCGTCGTTTCAGACCACAGTGAGCGGCCTTTCCCCGGGTGCTCACACTGCCGTTGCGGTGGCGCGGGACAGCCAAGGGCGTACGGGCACTACCGACCACGTCCCGTTCACCGTGCGCACCTCGGTGATAGCTGGAAATATCGATGGCGTCTCGTCCGACGGCATCATCAGTGGGTGGGCGTGCTCCACCTACTTGCCGCAGTCCATTCCGGTGGACCTCTACCTGGGTGGACCTTATGGGACAGGCACTGGCATTGGCCGCTTCACCGCCAATGTGGCCAGTGAGCCGGCCGTTGCCGCCGCGTGCAACGTGAGCGGCGGCAGTTATCGCTTCTCGATTCCTCTTACATCGGCGCAGCGAGTCCAGTTCGGCGGCAAGACCATTTACTTGCATGGAATTTCTCCGGTCGGCGCGGCCAACAGCCTGCTGGGAAACTCGGGCAATTTCGTTGTCCCCGCGGCGGTTCGGAACGCGCAAGTCGTCAGCCAGACGGTCGCGTCGACCATGCAGGCAGGTGCAAGCCAGACCGTCAATGTGCAGATGCGCAACACTGGCGACTACACGTGGTCGGCCGGAACCGGCTTCAAGTTGGGCTCGGTGGGGGAAAACAATGTTTGGGGCATTGGGCGAGTCGCGCTGCCTAGCGACGTCGCGCCAGGGCAAACGGCCTCGTTCACGTTCAACATCACGGCACCATCCACCCCCGGGGCCTACACCTTCCAATGGCAAATGTTGCAAGAGGGCGTAGTCTGGTTCGGCGGGGCGACCTCGGCGGTAAGTGTGAGCGCCATCGGAGGGGCAATCTCAGCCAACCCGGGCACATGCAGTATCACAACCGGCAACACCAGCTGCTCCAGCGCCATCACCTGGAGTTCCAACAGCGCTTCGAGCCAGGTTTGGGGCTCGAATCTGGACGGCTCGGGGGCTGCGGTGGTCGCGAGCGGCCAGAGTGGTTCACAAACGCTCGGGGGCATCACCACTGCCGGCAGGCGTTTCACGCTCAAGAGCGGCAGCTTTACCCTTGGCAGCGTGGACGCCCATGCCATCCCAGGGCCGGAAGTCGCCACCATCGCTAGCATCGACTACGACGAATTGGGGCGCGTCATCGCGCGTCACGACGCCTCTGGGCAGGTGAAGGTAAGTTACCAGTACGACGCAGAAGGTCACCTCACCAGCACGACCGATGCGCTCAATCATGTGCAGTCGCTGACGTACGATGCGCTCGGTCGCGTCGCCTCGTCCACCGACGCCGACAACAAAACCACGTCGTATACCTACGACGCCGCCGACCGTATCGTCCTGGTCGTGGATCCACGCAGTAACGTCACGACGTACGACTACGACGGTTTCGGGCAGCTATGGCGACAGGTGAGTCCGGACAGCGGTACGACCACGTTCGCCTACGACGCCAACGGTCTGCAGCAAAGCATGACCCGTGCGAGCGGCGTGCAGACGGTCTACGGCTATGACGGTTTGAATCGGCTGGTCAGCATGACGTCCGGCGGGCTCGTCCAGCAAGCGACCTACGACAGTTGCACCAACGGTGCGGGGCGACTATGCAGCGTGGCCGATGCCACCGGCACCACGTCGTATAGCTACACGCCGGAAGGCGCCATCGCCGGACGCGGGTTCTCCATCGGCGGCACGGGATATGGCCTGGGTTATGCGTACGATGGCATGGGACGGTTGAGCGCGGTGGTCTATCCCGACGGTGCACAGCTTAACTATGCCTACGCCTATGGACAGGTCTCGGGGGCGACCCTGACCGCCAACGGCGTGACGTCGTCGATAGCCACCGCACTGACCTATCGTGGCGGCGACGGGTCGTTCGCCGGTTGGACATCAAGCAACGGCCTGAGCAACACACTCAGTTACGACGGCGATGGCCGCCTGACGGCGATCAACGTGCCTGGTGTGCAAAGTCTGGCCTTCGGCTATGACGGAGCGGATCGCATGACGCGCATCACCAACGGCATCGATGCGACGCTGACCCAGAACTTCCAGTACGACAGCCCATCGCGCCTCACGTCGGTAACATCCGCTGCCGATAACGAAAGCTTTCAGTACGACGCCAATGGGAACCGAACGTCGCAGTCGATCAATGGCCTAACCTCGGCTCAGGGCATCGCGTCGACGAGTAACCGCCTGCTGAGCACGGGTACGCAGGCTCTGGGCTACGACGCCAACGGCAACCTGACGACGGTCGACGGTGTGGCGCAGTATCACTATGACGCGTTCAACCGCATGGATGCGGCAGCGGGCGCGAGCTACTACGTCAATCCCGAAGGCCAGCGACTGCGCAAGGCCACCAATCTGGGCACGACCTTCTTCGCACCGGATCGCGGAGGCCCGTTGTTGGCGGAGTATGCCGACGGCGGTTGGGTCGACTACCTATGGGTCAATGGGCGATTGATCGGACGTAGGGCTGGCGGGCAGATCTACGCCATACACGCCGATCAAACCGGACGACCCGAATCGGCGACGAATGCCTCACGGAGTGTCGTCTGGTCGGCGAACAACTTTGCGTTTGATCGTCAGGTGGTCACAGAAGGGTTCAAGCTCAACCTGGGCTTCCCGGGGCAGTACTTTGACGATGAGACCAGGACATGGAACAACGGGTTTCGGGACTATCGGGCGGATTTGGGGCGGTATATGGAAAGCGACCCTATTGGCCTGATGGGAGGGCTGAATACGTATGCCTATGTAGGCAGTGCTCCGTTGAACTTGGTCGACCCCCTAGGACTACGATCGCTGACAGACTGTGAAAACAGAATTCTTGCGCCATACTTCCCTGGTAAAGATCTGAGCAAGATCGACGTAGAAGAAGGAATTCCTTGGCTCGCTAGGCAATTTGGAGCCGGTAATGCCGATGCCTGGACTTACAAGAACACAATCTACACTGCGCCAGGCGTAGATGCGCCGGACACCGCCGGCGGAATATCGCTAATCGGCCACGAAATCGTGCATTCGACGCAGTACGACCAATATGGTGCCATCGGTCTTGCACGACGTTACAACAGTGCCTACAAATCCAACATTAAAGCCGGAATGTCTGAGTACGATGCCTATCGAAACAATCCGTTCGAGGTCGCTGGCTTCGATATGGGGGCGCGTGTTCTTCACGACCTAAAGGAAAATGGAGGCAATCCTTGTGAATGTTCGAAGTAA
- the zwf gene encoding glucose-6-phosphate dehydrogenase: protein MNASPSPLEPVDSFDYVIFGATGDLTMRKLLPALYRRFAEGQIPSDSRIIGTARSPLDDDAYRERARKALSDHVPADERIDTTVNRFLRLVHYVSLNGAEAKGPWDDLKSLLDTHADAERVRVFYLATAPALYGDIARNIAEKGLRTEQSRIVLEKPIGTDLDTARQVNEGVGRYFPESSIFRIDHYLGKEAVQNIIALRFANPMLERMWDRESIEYVQITAAETVGLEGRGGYYDGSGALRDMIQNHLLQVLTVVAMERPSSLDADALRDEKVLVLKSLKPLDRDNLSAHVARGQYVQGTADGQRVPAYREELPDEAPSKTETFVALKAEIDNPRWRGVPFYLRSGKRMPEKLTEVVVQFRAGEPGLFGEARPGSRLVIRVQPDESVTLPLFVKHPGNSFGLDEVDALSRLGVPERVRYRDSYEGLLLDAVKGSPALFVRKDETEAAWRSRPFSKAGARTSRAPTRTKRAPGARSRRASCWIERATVGSRTRWPDAFRVVSATHNPRSPDGVVD, encoded by the coding sequence ATGAATGCTTCTCCCAGTCCCCTCGAACCGGTCGATTCCTTCGATTACGTGATCTTCGGCGCCACTGGCGACCTCACCATGCGCAAGCTGCTGCCTGCGCTGTACCGGCGTTTCGCGGAAGGGCAGATACCGAGCGACTCGCGCATCATCGGCACCGCGCGCTCGCCGCTCGATGACGATGCCTACCGCGAACGGGCACGCAAGGCGCTGAGCGACCATGTCCCGGCCGACGAACGGATCGACACCACGGTAAACCGCTTTCTCCGTCTGGTTCACTATGTCAGCCTCAATGGCGCCGAAGCGAAAGGCCCCTGGGACGATCTCAAGAGCTTGCTCGACACGCATGCCGATGCCGAACGTGTTCGCGTGTTCTATCTCGCGACGGCACCGGCGCTCTACGGCGACATCGCCCGCAACATTGCAGAGAAAGGTCTGCGCACCGAACAGTCGCGCATCGTGCTGGAGAAACCGATCGGCACGGATCTCGATACCGCCCGGCAGGTCAACGAAGGCGTCGGCCGCTATTTCCCCGAGTCGAGCATCTTCCGCATCGATCACTACCTCGGCAAGGAAGCGGTACAGAACATCATCGCCCTGCGCTTTGCCAACCCCATGCTCGAACGGATGTGGGACCGCGAGTCGATCGAGTACGTACAGATCACGGCAGCGGAGACGGTGGGCCTCGAAGGGCGTGGCGGCTATTACGATGGCTCCGGCGCCCTGCGCGACATGATCCAGAACCATCTGCTCCAGGTGCTCACCGTGGTCGCGATGGAGCGGCCCTCATCGCTGGACGCCGATGCGCTGCGTGACGAGAAGGTCCTCGTATTGAAATCGCTGAAGCCGCTCGATCGCGACAACCTGAGCGCACACGTGGCACGCGGTCAGTACGTGCAGGGCACGGCGGACGGCCAGCGCGTCCCGGCGTATCGCGAGGAACTGCCAGACGAGGCACCGAGCAAGACCGAGACCTTCGTCGCCTTGAAGGCCGAGATCGACAATCCGCGTTGGCGCGGCGTGCCGTTCTACCTGCGCTCGGGCAAGCGCATGCCGGAGAAGCTGACCGAGGTGGTGGTGCAGTTCCGCGCCGGTGAGCCCGGCCTGTTCGGCGAAGCGCGGCCCGGTAGCCGCCTGGTCATTCGGGTGCAGCCGGACGAGAGCGTGACCTTGCCGCTTTTCGTCAAGCACCCAGGCAACAGCTTCGGGCTGGACGAGGTGGATGCGCTGTCGCGCCTCGGCGTTCCCGAGCGCGTGCGTTATCGCGATTCCTATGAGGGCTTGCTGCTGGATGCGGTGAAGGGCAGCCCGGCGTTGTTCGTGCGCAAGGACGAGACCGAAGCCGCCTGGCGGTCACGCCCATTCTCGAAGGCTGGCGCGAGAACGAGCAGGGCCCCGACCCGTACGAAGCGGGCACCTGGGGCCCGGAGTCGGCGCGCGAGTTGCTGGATCGAGCGGGCCACCGTTGGGTCGAGGACGCGGTGGCCTGACGCGTTCAGAGTCGTTAGTGCCACCCATAACCCAAGATCGCCGGATGGTGTTGTTGACTGA
- a CDS encoding glucose 1-dehydrogenase, whose product MSKLKDKVAIVTGASKGIGAGIAKSLAAEGAAVIVNYASSKAGADKVVAEIEAAGGKAVAVGGDVSKQADAENLVAKAIEHFGRLDVLVNNSGVYEFASIETITEQHYRRMFDINVFGTLLVTQAAVKHLGQGGSIINIGSAVTRITPPESAVYTGTKGAVDAITGVLARELGPRGIRVNAVNPGMVITEGVQAAGFAASEMEQALTSMTPLGRVGQVDDIAPIVTFLASDDARWVTGELILGSGGMR is encoded by the coding sequence ATGAGCAAGCTCAAAGACAAGGTGGCGATCGTTACGGGTGCATCCAAGGGCATTGGCGCGGGCATTGCCAAGTCGCTCGCAGCCGAAGGCGCGGCGGTCATCGTGAATTACGCGTCCAGCAAGGCGGGTGCCGACAAGGTGGTGGCCGAGATCGAGGCCGCTGGCGGCAAGGCCGTGGCCGTGGGTGGCGACGTATCCAAGCAGGCCGACGCGGAGAACCTGGTGGCGAAGGCGATCGAGCACTTCGGCCGTCTGGACGTCCTGGTGAACAATTCGGGCGTGTACGAGTTCGCCTCGATAGAAACCATCACCGAGCAGCACTACCGCCGCATGTTCGACATCAACGTGTTCGGCACGCTGCTGGTGACCCAGGCAGCCGTCAAGCACCTCGGTCAGGGCGGCAGCATCATCAACATCGGTTCCGCCGTCACCCGCATCACCCCGCCCGAAAGCGCCGTCTACACGGGGACGAAGGGCGCGGTCGACGCCATTACCGGCGTGCTGGCCCGCGAACTCGGGCCGCGCGGTATCCGCGTCAATGCTGTGAACCCGGGCATGGTCATCACCGAGGGCGTGCAGGCCGCGGGCTTCGCTGCGTCGGAGATGGAACAGGCACTGACCAGCATGACGCCGCTCGGCCGTGTCGGTCAGGTGGACGATATCGCGCCCATCGTGACCTTCCTCGCCTCCGATGACGCGCGCTGGGTGACCGGTGAGCTGATTCTCGGCTCGGGCGGGATGCGCTGA
- the yjjX gene encoding inosine/xanthosine triphosphatase encodes MSNPSLPIKVLVGSRNPIKISAVHSALAPLFPGRLVECEGMHAPSGVPDQPMTAAETREGAINRMNFCRQQGDADFYVALEGGVDVTEDGPGTFGYVAIANGVDVSVGRSAWLPLPPAVYESLLDGEELGHVMDRLFGTVNIKQQGGAIGLVTNGHATRESAYAQAMVLAMAPFLHPDLYGTHPEE; translated from the coding sequence ATGTCAAATCCTTCCTTGCCGATCAAGGTTCTGGTCGGCTCGCGCAATCCCATCAAGATCTCTGCCGTGCATTCCGCCCTGGCACCGCTGTTCCCGGGGCGGCTCGTCGAGTGCGAGGGCATGCATGCGCCCTCGGGCGTGCCCGACCAGCCGATGACGGCCGCGGAGACACGCGAGGGTGCGATCAATCGCATGAACTTCTGTCGTCAACAAGGCGACGCGGATTTCTACGTAGCGCTCGAAGGCGGCGTGGACGTCACCGAAGACGGCCCCGGCACGTTCGGCTACGTGGCCATTGCCAATGGCGTGGACGTCTCGGTCGGTCGCAGCGCGTGGTTACCACTGCCGCCTGCCGTGTACGAGTCGCTGCTCGACGGCGAGGAACTCGGCCACGTCATGGACCGCCTGTTCGGAACGGTCAACATCAAGCAGCAGGGCGGGGCCATCGGCCTCGTCACCAACGGCCACGCGACGCGCGAAAGCGCATATGCCCAGGCCATGGTGCTGGCGATGGCACCGTTCCTTCATCCGGACCTGTATGGGACGCATCCGGAAGAGTGA
- the pgm gene encoding phosphoglucomutase (alpha-D-glucose-1,6-bisphosphate-dependent) has product MSAKISPLAGKPATESQPVDVAALLAAYHDLTPDPSVPEQRVAFGTSGHRGSSFDRSFNEWHVLAVVQAICEYRARSGVDGPLFVGIDTHALSGPAFESTLEVLAANDVQTQVSAGGEYTPTPAVSHAILTYNRGREHGLADGIVITPSHNPPESGGIKYNPPHGGPADTDATSWIAARANALMEGGLRDVKRMPFAQAIKASNTHDYDFLQRYVGDLGDVLDLEIIRAQGVRMGVDPLGGAGVHYWSAIGERYGLDLTVVSETVDPTFSFMSLDWDGRVRMDPSSSYAMQRLIGLKDRFEVAFACDTDHDRHGVVAPSTGLMQANHYLATAAWYLFQNRPGWRADAAIGKTAVTTALIDRIARHLGRPLREVPVGFKYFVSGLYDGSLGFGCEESAGASFLTKNGSAWSTDKDGIAAALLAGEMTARMGKDPGQIYAEVTALLGDPANARIDAPANHAQKAKLSKLAPTQVTSTTLAGDPIVDVTNQAGGQGIGGIKVVSDQGWFAARPSGTEDIYKVYGESFRGKDHLQTVLQEAQAMVDRALAD; this is encoded by the coding sequence GTGAGTGCCAAGATCAGCCCGCTCGCCGGCAAGCCCGCCACGGAAAGCCAGCCGGTAGACGTGGCGGCCCTGCTGGCCGCTTATCACGACCTGACGCCCGACCCGTCGGTGCCCGAACAGCGTGTTGCCTTCGGCACATCGGGTCATCGGGGATCCTCGTTCGATCGCTCGTTCAACGAATGGCACGTCTTGGCCGTGGTCCAGGCCATCTGCGAGTACCGGGCGAGGAGCGGCGTGGACGGCCCGCTGTTCGTTGGCATCGACACGCATGCACTATCCGGTCCGGCGTTCGAGAGCACGCTTGAAGTGCTGGCGGCCAACGACGTACAGACGCAGGTGTCGGCGGGCGGCGAATATACCCCTACGCCCGCCGTGTCGCACGCGATCCTGACCTATAACCGCGGCCGCGAACACGGCTTGGCCGACGGCATCGTCATTACGCCGTCGCACAATCCGCCGGAAAGCGGCGGCATCAAGTACAACCCGCCGCATGGCGGCCCCGCCGATACGGACGCCACGAGCTGGATCGCCGCGCGTGCCAATGCGCTCATGGAAGGCGGCCTGCGCGACGTGAAGCGGATGCCGTTTGCCCAGGCCATCAAGGCATCGAACACGCACGACTACGATTTCCTGCAGCGCTACGTCGGCGATCTCGGTGACGTGCTGGACCTTGAGATCATCCGTGCGCAGGGTGTCCGCATGGGCGTCGATCCGCTTGGCGGAGCGGGGGTGCATTACTGGAGCGCCATCGGCGAACGCTATGGCCTCGATCTCACCGTGGTCAGTGAGACGGTCGATCCGACCTTCTCGTTCATGTCGCTGGACTGGGACGGCCGCGTGCGCATGGATCCCTCCTCGTCGTATGCCATGCAGCGGCTGATTGGCCTCAAGGACCGCTTCGAGGTCGCCTTTGCGTGCGATACCGATCACGACCGCCACGGCGTGGTCGCACCGAGCACGGGCCTCATGCAGGCCAACCACTATCTCGCCACCGCTGCCTGGTACCTGTTCCAGAATCGCCCGGGCTGGCGTGCGGATGCCGCGATCGGCAAGACCGCCGTGACCACCGCCTTGATCGATCGCATCGCCAGGCACCTGGGCCGGCCGCTGCGCGAGGTACCGGTCGGCTTCAAGTATTTTGTGTCCGGTCTCTACGACGGCAGCCTCGGCTTTGGCTGCGAGGAAAGCGCCGGTGCGTCGTTCCTGACCAAGAACGGCTCGGCGTGGTCCACCGACAAGGACGGCATCGCCGCGGCCTTGCTGGCGGGCGAGATGACCGCGCGGATGGGCAAGGACCCGGGCCAGATCTACGCCGAGGTCACAGCGCTGCTCGGCGATCCCGCGAACGCCCGCATCGATGCACCGGCCAATCATGCGCAGAAGGCGAAGCTGTCGAAGCTCGCGCCGACGCAGGTGACGTCGACCACTCTGGCCGGCGATCCGATCGTGGACGTGACCAACCAGGCGGGCGGGCAGGGCATCGGCGGCATCAAGGTCGTGTCGGACCAGGGTTGGTTCGCCGCGCGCCCCTCCGGCACCGAAGACATCTACAAGGTGTACGGCGAGAGTTTCCGTGGCAAGGACCACTTGCAGACCGTGCTCCAGGAAGCCCAGGCCATGGTGGATCGCGCCCTGGCCGATTGA
- a CDS encoding response regulator transcription factor: MVYRVILADDHPVVLKGLSLALAKDDLATVVAEAQSPDELLGLLAKTRCDALITDFSMPAPGRDGLALLREIRRSYPDLPVMVITTLANPALYREILGTGVLGLVGKSGDAREIPEALLEILSNHVYLGSSVRALIGSPPGEPLVKSGTLADLSPRELEILRLFAAGNSVTDIARATGRGLSTISQQKSNAMRKLRLETDAEIFEYIERLRL, translated from the coding sequence ATGGTCTATCGCGTCATCCTGGCGGACGATCACCCCGTGGTTTTGAAGGGCCTCAGCCTGGCTCTTGCCAAGGACGATCTCGCCACCGTCGTCGCCGAAGCACAGTCGCCCGACGAACTGCTTGGGCTGCTCGCCAAGACACGGTGCGACGCCCTCATTACCGACTTCAGCATGCCCGCGCCCGGAAGGGACGGCCTCGCCTTGCTGCGCGAGATACGTCGGAGCTACCCGGACCTCCCCGTGATGGTGATTACCACTCTCGCCAACCCCGCGCTGTATCGCGAGATTCTCGGCACGGGCGTCTTGGGCCTCGTCGGCAAGTCCGGCGATGCGAGGGAAATCCCCGAGGCCCTGCTGGAAATCCTGTCGAACCATGTCTACCTCGGAAGCTCCGTACGCGCGTTGATCGGCTCGCCACCTGGCGAGCCATTGGTTAAGTCGGGCACGCTCGCCGATCTGTCGCCTCGGGAGCTTGAGATTCTGCGCCTGTTCGCGGCCGGCAACAGTGTTACCGATATCGCCAGAGCCACGGGGCGCGGCTTGTCCACCATCAGTCAGCAGAAGTCGAATGCGATGCGAAAGCTGCGTCTGGAAACGGATGCGGAAATCTTCGAGTACATCGAGCGGCTGCGCCTCTGA
- a CDS encoding Hpt domain-containing protein — protein sequence MPLHQRIARWIAARRSVRERARMEACGHLDELLAYLEHRYVGEAQARGMVFRLEVDPALAASLPGPLGVLGEVLVGLLDHAFAQRSARVALHVDVVGDNARVQIVHFTVADAQHDASVDAALIALASAAMRGVGGAVHAEHGADAGHRVIVELAFERPRPWAQIDVDALRSTLGGDAALREVIVALDAALRRDLADLERLLAEPGANALQAWLHRVSGALGMAEATALSRVGLTLERELEQGRQAHLDTAIRRFADDARQVLAALREHVGPIGYSPDT from the coding sequence ATGCCACTGCATCAGCGCATCGCACGGTGGATCGCCGCACGGCGTAGCGTTCGCGAGCGCGCGCGCATGGAGGCATGCGGCCACCTCGACGAGCTTCTTGCGTACCTCGAACATCGCTATGTCGGCGAAGCGCAGGCGCGTGGCATGGTCTTCCGACTCGAGGTGGACCCTGCACTCGCTGCGTCGCTGCCGGGGCCCCTGGGTGTGCTCGGCGAGGTGCTGGTCGGGCTGCTCGATCACGCCTTCGCGCAGCGCAGCGCGCGCGTCGCACTGCATGTGGACGTCGTGGGCGACAACGCGCGCGTCCAGATCGTTCACTTCACTGTGGCGGATGCACAGCACGATGCCTCGGTCGACGCCGCACTTATCGCCCTCGCGTCGGCCGCCATGCGTGGCGTCGGTGGCGCGGTGCATGCCGAACATGGCGCCGATGCCGGCCACCGCGTGATCGTCGAACTCGCCTTCGAGCGGCCGCGTCCCTGGGCCCAGATCGACGTGGATGCATTGCGCTCGACCCTCGGAGGCGATGCCGCCCTGCGCGAAGTCATCGTGGCGCTCGACGCCGCACTGCGTCGCGATCTGGCCGACCTGGAACGCCTCCTGGCCGAGCCGGGCGCGAATGCCTTGCAGGCGTGGCTGCACCGGGTTTCCGGTGCGTTGGGCATGGCGGAAGCCACCGCGTTGTCGCGCGTGGGCCTGACCCTGGAGCGGGAGCTGGAACAAGGGCGACAAGCGCATCTGGACACGGCGATCCGGCGCTTCGCCGACGATGCGAGACAGGTGCTCGCCGCGCTTCGCGAGCACGTCGGCCCGATCGGCTATAGTCCCGACACGTGA
- a CDS encoding NAD-dependent protein deacetylase, which translates to MNTQPSLDTTADDRLREFIDAHPRLFVLTGAGISTDSGIPDYRDGQGAWKRSPPMTLQAFMSGPPARARYWARGMIGWRHFATVQPNLAHHALAAMERRGRVELLLTQNVDGLHEAAGSLNTVDLHGRLDRVRCMQCGDITSREAMQQRLEDANPAWLSMQATVAPDGDADLDEDFSTFTIPPCTVCGGILKPDVVFFGENVPRARVDTAWAHLGRADAMLVVGSSLMVYSGYRFVLEASRRNLPIASVNLGVTRADDLLTLKIERSCAEALAPYASDPG; encoded by the coding sequence GTGAACACCCAGCCTTCCCTCGACACCACGGCCGACGATCGCCTGCGCGAGTTCATCGACGCGCACCCACGCCTGTTCGTGCTGACCGGTGCCGGTATCAGCACGGACTCGGGTATACCGGACTACCGCGACGGCCAGGGCGCGTGGAAACGCAGTCCGCCGATGACCTTGCAGGCGTTCATGAGCGGGCCGCCGGCACGCGCACGCTATTGGGCTCGCGGCATGATCGGCTGGCGACACTTCGCCACCGTGCAACCCAATCTCGCGCATCACGCCCTCGCGGCCATGGAACGTCGTGGTCGCGTGGAACTGCTGCTCACCCAGAACGTGGACGGCCTGCACGAGGCCGCAGGCAGCCTGAACACCGTGGACCTGCATGGTCGTCTGGATCGCGTGCGCTGCATGCAATGCGGCGACATCACCTCGCGCGAGGCCATGCAACAGCGGCTGGAAGACGCCAATCCCGCATGGCTGTCGATGCAGGCCACGGTAGCTCCCGATGGTGACGCGGACCTCGACGAAGACTTCTCCACCTTTACGATTCCGCCCTGCACCGTCTGCGGCGGCATCCTCAAGCCCGACGTCGTCTTCTTTGGCGAGAACGTGCCGCGCGCGCGCGTAGACACCGCATGGGCGCATCTCGGTCGCGCCGATGCCATGCTCGTGGTCGGCTCGTCGCTCATGGTGTACTCGGGTTATCGCTTCGTGCTCGAAGCATCGCGGCGGAACCTGCCCATTGCCTCGGTCAACCTCGGGGTCACGCGCGCCGATGACCTGCTCACGCTGAAGATCGAGCGGTCCTGCGCCGAAGCCCTCGCGCCTTACGCCAGCGATCCGGGCTAA